Part of the Rhodothermales bacterium genome is shown below.
ATGGTATCGGTTGCGAATGCGACGCGTTTCGTTCTGCCGGACCCGCTTGGCAGCTGACTTGTGTTGTGGCATGAATGCTAATTCGGTAAGACTGAATTCATAAGCCCGCAAAGATACGCCGCCAGCCGGCTCTCTGTCAAAGGTCAAAGGTGCCGGTCTGGAACAGGTACTCCGTGCAAGCGTTTTCGGGGCTATTGAAGGTCACCCACCGATTTCCCATGCGTGAGTTTTTCGCGGAGTTCTTTCGGGATGCTCGCAACACGATCCGAGTCATCTTCATTGATGACGAGGGTGCGGGCGAACCCAGGCAGCACCGTATTGTGCCCGCACAGGTCGTAGGTGCAGTTTTTTCGTCCATGGCCGCCGCAATACTGGTGACGATCGCGGTAATCGCCTTCACTCCTCTCCGCGAGCTGATTCCGGGATACAGCACCGAGGAAATGAGACGTGATGCACGCCTCAACGCCCTCCGGCTCGAATCGATAATCGATTCGCTGGAAACTCAGTCCCGCTACGTCGATCACCTCAGGAGTCTGATGACCGGCCAGGTTGTAGCGGAAGACGATGGATTTCTCGACGGTATACCGACGCCGGTGGCGGACATTGAAGGCCCTGAGCCCCGGCTCGGTACCCGTCCGACATCCGAAAATTGGCGCGATCACACACAGCCGGCGTTTGGTCTCGACGTGCTTCCTTCGCCCACGGCAGTCCGGGCTGCCGTCGTCGATGCGTCCGAACGGTACCTGTCCAGTCTGGGCTTTCCTGTCGTGGCTCCGGTCGAGGGCATTTTCACACGTGGCTTTGCGGCCGATATAGGACACTATGGAATGGACATTGCCGCTAGCGAAGGATCGGTCGTTCGATCCATCGGTGACGGCTATGTGATCCTGGCGGATTGGACACACGACGGGGGCCACGCGTTGGCGATTCAGCATGCCAGGGGCTACATTTCAGTTTATAAGCACAATCAGAGGCTACTGAAGAACGTAGGCGACAGGGTCCGCGATCGAGAACCCGTCGCACTGAGCGGAAACTCCGGAGAGATCACAACAGGCCCCCACCTGCATTTTGAGTTGTGGCAGAACGGACTCGCTCAGGATCCCAGTGCGTTTTTCCTGTCGCTATAACCCTCTAGCAATACCCGAATGTCACTGTTAGGAACCCGTAACAACGACGAAACCATGTCGAAACCACCCACCCCCGCAAATCCCGGCCAGATCAATATGATCGGCGAGGGAACGGTCATCGAAGGAACCCTTCGCTCGGAAAGCGACGTGCGCGTAAGCGGACGCGTTGTCGGTAATCTGGATGTTCAGGGCAAAGTGATCGTTGCGAAAGAAGGCTCCGTCAACGGAGAACTCGTTGCGATCAGTGCCGATATCGCGGGCGATGTCCAGGGCCAGATCCACATCAAGGAGCTGTGCGTACTGAAGGGCGCAGCGCGTGTCGACGCCGACATCAAGTCGGCGCGGCTGGTGGTCGAAGAAGGCGCTGTCTTCAACGGCCAGTGTGAGATGGGACAGATGAAAAGCGTCAAGGGCAAGGACATCACGCCTGCCGCCGAGAGCAAGGAGCTCAAGGCGTCAGCCTGAGTGGGACCATCGGACGATGCCGATCACGCCAGTCCCCCACCTGAGGACTGGCGCTCCGGTATGAAGCAGGCCGCGCCCCTCCTGGGGCTCGGTATGCAGATGGCACTCACGATGGCTCTGTTCGTCGCCGCTGGCTTCTGGGCAGATCGCAAATTCGAAACGAGTCCGCTGTTCACGCTCGCGGGTGCCGTGCTGGCGATCGTCGCGCTGGGCCTCCATCTCGCGCGAATTGTCAGATCCCTCGATGGACCCGGCCCAGAAGATCCCGACACCTGAGCTCTCCCGAAGAATGAGTCCCGACCCGTTCATTCATTCTTCACTGCCATTTGAGTAATCTTCACCACGGCCGGCACGACCCCACGCGCGGATGTTCTTAGTTTTTGAATCTTCGGCGCTGATGGTGTAGAACTCACCGTAATGACGATGACCGCGGAAGCCCTTACGGCTCTGCTAAGTGGTTCGGTGTTGGGGTTTTCGTACGCGTTCGCCGGCTATCTTATGAGCCGTAGAGCGCAGACGTCGCCCGACAAGTTCATGCTCTGGGTCGCCGGAGGAATGCTCGTTCGGATGTTCGTTGCGCTGACAATCATCGCGGTCGTTCTCGCAACGGTCCCGATGCAAACGACGATCTTTCTGGGCGTCTTCCTCACCATTTTTGTCCTAGGTGTCATCGTTGAAATCGCGGTCGCACATCGGAGTTAGTCTCCATGTCGGCCTGAGCCCGATTCGGGATCCTATGCCACGGATATTCTGGTCCACTCTTTTGAGCCTCATCTTTGTGGTCCCGCTGCCCGCGTCGGCCAGCGGTGACGGCGAGGATGAACAGCTGGATGCGGTTCATCACGTGGCGGACGGTAACTACCTGGACTTCGAGCCGTTCGGCAAGATCGAGTTGCCGCGCATTCTTCTGGTTCGCCGTCCGGACGGCAGCTATGGCCTGGATGCCTACCTCACGACTCACTCGGCAGTGGCGTCTGGACGGTATGTCGTCGTCCCGGACGAATCCGATACAACTACGACCCATGCTGAGGCCGGCGAAGGAATCGCCGCGGAAGAGCCAGAGGCCGATCATGCGGGAGGCGTGCTGGCACCCGTGGCCGGAGAGCTGATCGTCGACCTGTCCATCACCAGGCACCTCGCGTTCGCGTGGCTTGGTTGCCTGATAGTCGTTCTTTTATTCGTGTCACTGGCCCGCAGATACAATCGCGGAATAGGTCGGGACTCGGCGCCGAAGGGCATCTTCCACAACCTCTTCGAGACGCTCGTCATTTTTGTCAGAGATGAGATAGCAAGGCCGAACCTGGGTGACAAGACCGACAAGTTCCTGCCTTATTTACTGACAGCCTTCTTCTTCATCTACACGTGCAATTTGCTCGGTCTGGTCCCGTACGGCTCAACGGCGACATCCAACATCTCGATCACGGCGGTGCTGGCGGCATTCACGTTTGTCATTACGCAGGTCAGCGCCAACAAGGAGCACTGGGCGCATCTGTTTGGACCGCCGGGGACCCCGATGCTCGTCCGCTTCATCCTGTTTCCGGTGGAGTTCCTCGGATTGTTTACGAAGCCGATCGCCCTCGCCATCCGGCTCTTCGCAAATATGACCGCCGGCCACCTGGTGATCCTGAGTCTGATCGGACTCATATTCACATTTTCAAATCTGTTCGGGCCGGTCGGCGGCTACGGCATAGCTCCGGTGAGCATCGCCTTTTCACTTGGGATTTTTCTGCTCGAATTGCTGGTAGCGACGATTCAGGCGTACATCTTCACGATGCTGTCGGCGCTGTTCATTGGCATGGCAGTCGTAGAGCATGATCATCATCATGATGACGCGCATGACGTGGCCGCGCTGCCTGACGCAGGTGGTGAGACCATCGAACTTGCGCAGGAAGCACAGCCGGCACTGGCGGTTTAGCAGGAACGATTTTTCAACATCAGAAAACTGACACGACAAAGGAGTAACAATGGAACCAACCTCTTTGGCATTCTTGAGCGCCGGCATTGGCGCAGGCCTCGTTGTGATTGGCGCAGGCTACGGCATCGGCCGGCTTGCGGCACCTGCCATGGAAGGATCTGCTCGTCAGCCAGAGGCTGCGGGTGACATCCGGACATCGATGATCATCGCCGCAGCCCTCATCGAAGGTGTGGCGCTGTTCGGGCTGGTCATCTGTTTCGCACTGGCATTCAAATAGAATCACGTTCAGTAGACCGGTCATCGCGGCGTTGTAACCAGCGTCGCGTACAAGATTCGCTTTGCTCGAATTGATGTA
Proteins encoded:
- the atpE gene encoding ATP synthase F0 subunit C, with the translated sequence MEPTSLAFLSAGIGAGLVVIGAGYGIGRLAAPAMEGSARQPEAAGDIRTSMIIAAALIEGVALFGLVICFALAFK
- a CDS encoding AtpZ/AtpI family protein encodes the protein MKQAAPLLGLGMQMALTMALFVAAGFWADRKFETSPLFTLAGAVLAIVALGLHLARIVRSLDGPGPEDPDT
- a CDS encoding M23 family metallopeptidase, with translation MREFFAEFFRDARNTIRVIFIDDEGAGEPRQHRIVPAQVVGAVFSSMAAAILVTIAVIAFTPLRELIPGYSTEEMRRDARLNALRLESIIDSLETQSRYVDHLRSLMTGQVVAEDDGFLDGIPTPVADIEGPEPRLGTRPTSENWRDHTQPAFGLDVLPSPTAVRAAVVDASERYLSSLGFPVVAPVEGIFTRGFAADIGHYGMDIAASEGSVVRSIGDGYVILADWTHDGGHALAIQHARGYISVYKHNQRLLKNVGDRVRDREPVALSGNSGEITTGPHLHFELWQNGLAQDPSAFFLSL
- a CDS encoding polymer-forming cytoskeletal protein codes for the protein MSLLGTRNNDETMSKPPTPANPGQINMIGEGTVIEGTLRSESDVRVSGRVVGNLDVQGKVIVAKEGSVNGELVAISADIAGDVQGQIHIKELCVLKGAARVDADIKSARLVVEEGAVFNGQCEMGQMKSVKGKDITPAAESKELKASA
- the atpB gene encoding F0F1 ATP synthase subunit A, whose protein sequence is MSLIFVVPLPASASGDGEDEQLDAVHHVADGNYLDFEPFGKIELPRILLVRRPDGSYGLDAYLTTHSAVASGRYVVVPDESDTTTTHAEAGEGIAAEEPEADHAGGVLAPVAGELIVDLSITRHLAFAWLGCLIVVLLFVSLARRYNRGIGRDSAPKGIFHNLFETLVIFVRDEIARPNLGDKTDKFLPYLLTAFFFIYTCNLLGLVPYGSTATSNISITAVLAAFTFVITQVSANKEHWAHLFGPPGTPMLVRFILFPVEFLGLFTKPIALAIRLFANMTAGHLVILSLIGLIFTFSNLFGPVGGYGIAPVSIAFSLGIFLLELLVATIQAYIFTMLSALFIGMAVVEHDHHHDDAHDVAALPDAGGETIELAQEAQPALAV